A single Sphingomonas sp. IW22 DNA region contains:
- the miaB gene encoding tRNA (N6-isopentenyl adenosine(37)-C2)-methylthiotransferase MiaB — translation MGAAMKTNPKTFHVKSFGCQMNVYDGERMGELMAAQGMTATDDADAADLVVLNTCHIREKATEKVYSDIGRLRKHAGAQGRAPMIAVAGCVAQAEGEEIVRRAKVDVVVGPQAYHNLPELVARAASGAGAALDTDMPAESKFGALPRRRRVAPSAFLTVQEGCDKFCTYCVVPYTRGAEVSRPMAAIVDEAKALVDAGAREITLLGQNVNGWRDADDNGLEALIHALDRIEGLHRIRYTTSHPNDMTDGLIRAHADVEKLMPFLHLPVQAGNDRVLKAMNRSHSRDSYLRLIERIRAARPDIALSGDFIVGFPGETDAEFGDTISLIDAVGYAQAFSFKYSPRPGTPAAEMGGAVPAEVMDDRLQQLQAALNRDQAAFNAATVGRTCTVLIERRGKLPGQMLGKSPWLQSVHLMTDAPIGALVEVEIVQAGPNSLGGIERVRKAA, via the coding sequence ATGGGCGCGGCGATGAAGACCAATCCCAAGACCTTTCACGTCAAGTCGTTCGGCTGTCAGATGAATGTCTATGACGGCGAGCGCATGGGCGAATTGATGGCCGCGCAGGGCATGACCGCGACCGACGATGCCGATGCCGCTGACCTGGTCGTGCTGAACACCTGTCACATCCGCGAAAAGGCGACCGAGAAAGTCTATTCCGACATTGGCCGCTTGCGAAAGCATGCCGGGGCGCAGGGGCGCGCGCCGATGATCGCGGTCGCGGGCTGCGTCGCGCAGGCCGAGGGCGAGGAGATCGTCCGCCGCGCCAAGGTGGACGTGGTGGTTGGGCCGCAAGCCTATCACAACCTGCCCGAACTGGTCGCGCGTGCGGCATCGGGTGCGGGCGCGGCGCTCGACACCGATATGCCCGCCGAATCGAAGTTCGGCGCCCTGCCCCGCCGCCGCCGGGTGGCGCCGTCGGCATTCCTGACGGTGCAGGAAGGCTGCGATAAATTCTGCACCTATTGCGTGGTGCCCTATACGCGCGGCGCCGAAGTCAGCCGCCCGATGGCGGCGATCGTCGATGAGGCAAAGGCGCTGGTCGATGCCGGCGCGCGCGAAATCACGCTGCTGGGACAGAACGTCAACGGCTGGCGCGACGCGGACGACAACGGGCTGGAGGCGCTGATCCATGCCCTAGACCGGATCGAGGGGCTGCACCGCATCCGCTATACGACCAGCCACCCCAACGACATGACCGACGGCCTGATCCGCGCCCATGCCGATGTCGAAAAGCTGATGCCGTTCCTGCACCTGCCGGTTCAGGCGGGCAATGACCGCGTGCTGAAGGCCATGAACCGCAGCCATAGCCGTGACAGTTACCTGCGCCTGATCGAGCGCATCCGCGCTGCACGGCCCGACATCGCGCTGTCGGGCGATTTCATCGTCGGCTTTCCCGGCGAAACCGATGCCGAGTTCGGAGATACGATCAGCCTGATCGACGCGGTCGGCTATGCCCAGGCGTTCAGCTTCAAATACAGCCCCCGCCCCGGCACCCCGGCGGCAGAGATGGGCGGCGCGGTCCCGGCGGAGGTAATGGACGACCGGCTGCAACAGCTGCAGGCCGCGCTGAACCGCGATCAGGCGGCGTTCAACGCGGCGACGGTCGGACGGACCTGCACCGTGCTGATCGAACGTCGCGGCAAGCTGCCCGGACAGATGCTCGGCAAGTCGCCTTGGCTGCAATCGGTCCACCTGATGACCGATGCGCCCATCGGAGCGCTGGTCGAGGTCGAGATCGTTCAGGCAGGGCCGAATTCGCTTGGCGGAATCGAACGGGTCCGAAAGGCAGCTTGA
- a CDS encoding PhoH family protein yields the protein MSRKPVAARMGEKSRTELNFDRPELLPQLFGEYDTNLVALENRLGVYITARGDKVGIEGTAESVALARDVLQGLHARLLQGQEIDPGLVDAVIAMASEPTLDGIITRDPSAPPPIMIRTRKKTIVPRSATQARYMQELVRNDIIFALGPAGTGKTYIAVAQAVAQLITGSVQRLILSRPAVEAGEKLGFLPGDMKDKVDPYLRPLYDALYDCLPAEQVERRIASGEIEIAPIAFMRGRTLSDAFVILDEAQNTTPMQMKMFLTRFGQNSRMVVCGDPNQVDLPGGVVASGLNDAVSRLEGIQSLAMVRFTAADVVRHPIVGRIVDAYEGGA from the coding sequence ATGAGCCGCAAACCCGTCGCCGCCCGCATGGGCGAGAAATCGCGGACCGAACTCAATTTCGACCGGCCCGAATTGCTGCCGCAATTGTTCGGCGAGTATGACACCAATCTGGTCGCGCTGGAAAACCGTCTGGGCGTGTACATCACCGCTCGCGGTGACAAGGTGGGGATTGAGGGCACGGCCGAATCGGTCGCGCTGGCCCGCGATGTCCTGCAGGGGCTGCACGCGCGGCTGTTGCAGGGTCAGGAGATCGACCCCGGACTGGTCGACGCGGTGATCGCCATGGCGTCCGAACCGACGCTGGACGGCATCATCACGCGCGATCCGTCGGCCCCGCCGCCGATCATGATCCGCACGCGCAAGAAAACCATCGTGCCACGTTCGGCGACCCAGGCCCGCTACATGCAGGAACTGGTCCGCAACGACATCATCTTTGCGCTTGGCCCGGCGGGTACGGGCAAGACCTATATCGCGGTCGCGCAGGCGGTGGCTCAGCTGATCACCGGCAGTGTCCAGCGCCTGATCCTGTCGCGCCCCGCGGTAGAGGCTGGCGAAAAGCTGGGTTTTCTGCCCGGCGACATGAAGGACAAGGTCGATCCCTATCTGCGCCCGCTTTATGACGCGCTGTACGACTGTCTGCCTGCCGAGCAGGTGGAGCGTCGCATTGCCAGCGGGGAGATCGAGATCGCGCCCATCGCCTTCATGCGCGGCCGCACGCTGTCCGACGCCTTTGTCATTCTGGACGAAGCGCAGAACACGACGCCCATGCAGATGAAGATGTTCCTGACCCGCTTTGGCCAGAACAGCCGCATGGTGGTGTGCGGCGACCCCAATCAGGTCGATCTGCCCGGCGGCGTCGTGGCATCGGGCCTGAACGACGCCGTTTCGCGGTTGGAAGGTATCCAGAGCCTGGCGATGGTGCGCTTCACCGCCGCCGATGTGGTGCGCCACCCCATCGTCGGGCGCATCGTCGATGCTTATGAGGGCGGCGCATGA
- the ybeY gene encoding rRNA maturation RNase YbeY codes for MLDVAVQAEGDWSSDTDWEALAARAAQAAIERTPYAGWIGAPVAIEIAVRMADNDEVQLLNRQYRDKDKPTNVLSFPMVQPDLLDTVTQNSDDGEVLLGDIVLAHGVCAAEAAERDISVADHATHLIVHGCLHLLGYDHLGDAEAEAMEAIERSALAHLGLHDPYPVEED; via the coding sequence ATGCTTGATGTGGCCGTGCAGGCTGAGGGCGACTGGTCGTCCGACACCGATTGGGAAGCATTGGCCGCACGCGCGGCACAGGCGGCGATCGAACGCACACCCTATGCCGGCTGGATCGGCGCGCCCGTCGCGATCGAAATCGCGGTGCGGATGGCCGACAATGACGAGGTTCAGCTTCTCAATCGCCAATATCGCGACAAGGACAAGCCGACCAACGTCCTGTCCTTTCCCATGGTCCAGCCCGACCTGCTCGATACCGTCACGCAGAACAGCGACGACGGCGAGGTGCTGCTGGGCGACATCGTGCTGGCGCACGGCGTTTGCGCGGCCGAAGCGGCGGAACGCGACATTTCGGTGGCCGATCATGCCACGCACCTGATTGTTCACGGATGCCTGCATTTGCTAGGCTATGACCATCTGGGGGATGCCGAGGCGGAAGCCATGGAGGCGATCGAGCGTTCGGCGCTCGCTCATCTGGGTCTGCACGACCCCTACCCCGTCGAGGAGGACTGA
- a CDS encoding hemolysin family protein: MAEGSSNNATPGDSSNAADGGIWRGLRAFLFGEENHETLRARIEDVITEHEEEAERPIAGDLAPVERQMIRNLLHFGERDAGDVGVPRADIVAVEEKTSFADLVQCFAAEGHSRLLVFRENLDDVIGMVHVKDVFAILASGDAPPETLDSLIRQPLFVPQSMGTLDLLAQMQASRTHLAVVLDEYSGTEGLITIEDLVEEIVGSIEDEHDEAPHELIVPLEDGAWEADARAELEQVARLVDPRLAEVEEDIETLGGLAFVLAGQVPQAGACLPHPSGWQLEILEADSRRVARLRLHPPRVETPEE, encoded by the coding sequence ATGGCTGAGGGTTCGAGTAACAACGCCACGCCCGGCGACAGTAGCAACGCCGCCGACGGCGGCATCTGGCGCGGGCTTCGCGCATTTCTGTTCGGCGAAGAAAATCACGAAACGCTGCGCGCGCGCATCGAGGATGTGATTACCGAACATGAGGAAGAGGCCGAACGCCCCATTGCGGGCGATCTGGCCCCCGTCGAGCGGCAGATGATCCGCAACCTGCTGCATTTCGGGGAGCGCGACGCGGGCGATGTCGGCGTGCCGCGCGCCGATATCGTCGCGGTCGAGGAAAAGACCAGTTTCGCCGATCTGGTCCAGTGCTTCGCAGCCGAGGGGCATAGCCGCCTGCTGGTTTTCCGCGAAAATCTGGATGACGTGATCGGCATGGTGCACGTCAAGGACGTGTTCGCGATCCTGGCATCGGGGGATGCGCCGCCCGAAACGCTCGATTCACTGATCCGTCAGCCGCTGTTCGTACCGCAATCCATGGGCACGCTGGACCTGTTGGCCCAGATGCAGGCCAGCCGCACCCATCTGGCGGTGGTGCTGGACGAATATTCGGGGACCGAGGGCCTGATCACGATAGAGGATCTGGTCGAGGAAATCGTCGGTTCGATAGAGGACGAGCATGACGAAGCGCCGCACGAACTGATCGTCCCGCTGGAAGACGGCGCGTGGGAGGCCGATGCGCGCGCCGAGCTGGAGCAGGTGGCACGCCTTGTCGATCCGCGTCTGGCCGAGGTGGAAGAGGATATCGAGACGCTGGGCGGCCTCGCCTTCGTCTTGGCGGGGCAGGTGCCGCAGGCGGGTGCCTGTCTGCCGCACCCCAGCGGGTGGCAGCTCGAAATCCTTGAGGCCGATTCGCGCCGCGTCGCGCGGTTGCGCCTGCATCCGCCGCGTGTCGAAACGCCGGAGGAATAG